One part of the Truepera radiovictrix DSM 17093 genome encodes these proteins:
- the cdaA gene encoding diadenylate cyclase CdaA — MPLATRLEVVLDFTFRLLDLLDILILAALLYHVYKFLSDSRAWNVLRGLVAILALWLLSTQLDLGATRWLFDRAAPAAFLAVVVVFQPELRAALERVGRGRVSRTVVNDPVPEIMTAVRELAAQRKGALIAIEGRVPLFEYGRAGSKLESPVSAALLQTIFDSRGPLHDGGVLIKGDRITYAGAIFPLSEQHEGWSAKHGTRHRAALGLSEVTDALAIVVSEERGTVSYAKNGVLRSDIAPAEVLRALREVYPT, encoded by the coding sequence GTGCCGCTCGCTACTCGCTTGGAGGTCGTGTTGGACTTTACCTTTCGCCTGCTCGACCTGCTGGATATCCTTATCCTCGCAGCGCTGCTCTACCACGTCTACAAGTTTTTGAGCGACTCGCGGGCGTGGAACGTGCTGCGCGGGCTTGTAGCGATCCTCGCGCTCTGGCTGCTGTCGACGCAGCTCGACCTCGGGGCGACGCGCTGGCTTTTCGACCGCGCCGCACCGGCGGCGTTTTTGGCGGTGGTGGTGGTGTTTCAACCGGAGCTCCGGGCGGCGCTCGAGCGCGTCGGGCGCGGGCGCGTGAGCCGCACGGTGGTGAACGACCCCGTCCCCGAGATCATGACGGCGGTGCGCGAGCTCGCGGCGCAGCGCAAGGGGGCGCTCATCGCCATCGAGGGGCGCGTGCCCTTGTTCGAGTACGGCCGCGCGGGCTCGAAGCTCGAGTCGCCCGTTTCGGCCGCCCTGCTGCAGACGATCTTCGACTCGAGGGGGCCGCTCCACGACGGCGGCGTGCTCATCAAAGGCGACCGCATCACCTACGCCGGGGCGATCTTCCCGCTTTCGGAGCAGCACGAGGGGTGGTCGGCCAAGCACGGCACCCGCCACCGCGCCGCGCTCGGGCTCTCCGAGGTGACCGACGCGCTCGCGATCGTGGTCAGCGAGGAGCGGGGGACGGTCTCGTACGCCAAAAACGGGGTGCTGCGCAGCGACATCGCCCCCGCCGAGGTGCTGCGGGCGCTGCGCGAGGTCTACCCGACGTGA